The following are encoded together in the Anoplopoma fimbria isolate UVic2021 breed Golden Eagle Sablefish chromosome 9, Afim_UVic_2022, whole genome shotgun sequence genome:
- the hmx4 gene encoding H6 family homeobox 4: MNKVDAPCRPAASLKFTIDNILNLKTRRDESVTSVRKDAFQTHLEEHESSQRQDPDSRLRETEIHGETGSDPKKVMEETEESSCDDTTTTTTHKPGKKSKMITKKKTRTIFSKRQIFQLESTFDMKRYLSSAERACLAGSLQLTETQVKIWFQNRRNKLKRQISTEMDGPVTPENGKALVVGQLPALYKESSLLGRCLLPMPLPVVYPGSSTPYLCFTNTSKYFSLYDGDV; encoded by the exons ATGAACAAAGTGGACGCCCCATGCCGACCTGCAGCCTCTCTGAAATTCACTATTGACAACATCCTCAACCTGAAGACGAGACGAGATGAGTCGGTCACGTCGGTGCGTAAAGACGCGTTCCAGACTCACCTGGAGGAGCACGAGTCCAGCCAGAGACAGGACCCGGACAGCAGGCTgagggagacag AGATCCACGGAGAGACTGGATCAGACCCGAagaaggtgatggaggagacggaggagagcaGCTGCGAcgacaccaccaccaccactacacACAAACCAGGCAAGAAAAGCAAGATGATAACCAAAAAGAAGACACGCACTATTTTCTCCAAGAGACAGATCTTCCAGCTGGAGTCCACCTTCGACATGAAGAGGTACCTGAGCAGTGCAGAGCGAGCCTGCCTGGCCGGCTCCCTGCAGCTCACAGAGACTCAGGTGAAgatctggttccagaaccgcAGGAATAAATTGAAAAGGCAGATCTCCACTGAAATGGACGGACCTGTAACCCCTGAGAATGGGAAGGCCTTGGTGGTGGGTCAGCTCCCGGCCTTGTACAAGGAGAGCAGCCTGCTGGGGAGGTGCCTGCTGCCCATGCCTCTACCTGTCGTGTACCCGGGGAGCAGCACGCCTTACCTGTGCTTCACCAACACCAGCAAGTACTTCAGCCTGTACGACGGGGACGTATGA